In the genome of Streptomyces sp. Q6, the window TGACACAAGCGCCGCAAGGGAACGGGAGGGATCGGATGTCACACGGCGGTGTAGGCGCCGTCCACCAGGTGGTAGCTGCCCGCGATGAACGAGGCGCGCTCCGAGAGCAGGAACACGATCAGCTCGGCGACCTCCTCGGCGTGGCCCAGACGGCCGGCCGGGTGCAGGGCGACGAGACCGTCGTAGGCGGCCTTGTCCATGTCCTTGAGGAGCGGGGTCTCGATGAAGCCGGGACCCACCGCGTTCACGCGGATCCCCTTGGCCGCGTACTCGGCGGCGGCCGTCTTCGTCAGGCCGACGACACCGTGCTTGGCGGCGACGTACGCGGGGGAGCCCGCGAAGCCGACCGAGCCGAGGATCGAGGCCACGTTCACGATGGCGCCGCCCTTGCCCGCGGCCTCGATGACCGGCAGCTCGTAGCGCATCGAGTAGAAGACGCCGTCGAGGTTCGTGCGCACGACGCGGTTGTAGACATCGATGTCGTACTCGCCGGTGGGGGCGCTGGCGCCGCCGATACCGGCGTTGTTCACGGCCAGGTCCAGCCCGCCGAAGGTGTCGACGGCGAACCGCACGGCGGCTTCGGCGGAGGCGGGCTCCGTCACGTCGAGGGCGACCGCGGCGGCCTTGATGCCCTCGTCCTTCAGGGTCCGCGCGGCTTCCTCGGCGCCCTGCTGGTTGTAGTCGGCGATGACGACGTTCGCGCCGCCGCGGCCGAGGCGGCGGGCGGTGGCCAGGCCGATGCCGGAGGCGGAGCCGGTGACGAGCGCGGTCTTCCCGGCGAACTCGGCGGCGTACTCGGTGAACTGGCCGGTGGGGGTGGTGGTGCTCATGGTGCGGTCACTCTCTGATTGCGGGGTCGGAGGTCGCCGCCGATCGGGCGGCCTCCCCGATGAGGGCGTCGTAGGCCCCCGCCACCAGAAGGGCGAGGTCCTCGGCGTCCGAGCCGTCGCCGCGCGCCCAGGTGCGCATCGCGGCGGTCAGCACGCCGGCGGCGGCACCGACGACGACCTCGGGGCGGATGTCCCGGGCCGGGTCGGTGCCGAGGCGCTCGGCGATGATGCGTACGGACTCGTCCTGGGCGTCGACCCGGATGCGCTCGTACGCGGCGAACAGGGCGGGTTCGCGGTCCACGGCCGCGTACAGCTCGCGCAGCTGCGGACGGTGGTGCCAGCCGGGGGTGTCCCGGTCGGCGAGCCACTCCGCGACGGCCCTGCGGTAGGCGAGCAGCGGGGGCTCGGCCGCGGGGCGTTCGCGCAGCGCCGCGTTGATCCGGGCGCCGTCGGCGCGGGTGAAGTCCAGCGCCGCGTCCTCCTTGCCGGCGAAGTGCCGGCTGAAGGTGCGCCGCGTGACGTCGGCCCGCTCGGCGATCGCCTCGACGGTCACGTCCCCGAGCC includes:
- a CDS encoding TetR family transcriptional regulator, giving the protein MKANEPTTSRSTEDRRQVKARRTRDALAEAAVALVLERGLGDVTVEAIAERADVTRRTFSRHFAGKEDAALDFTRADGARINAALRERPAAEPPLLAYRRAVAEWLADRDTPGWHHRPQLRELYAAVDREPALFAAYERIRVDAQDESVRIIAERLGTDPARDIRPEVVVGAAAGVLTAAMRTWARGDGSDAEDLALLVAGAYDALIGEAARSAATSDPAIRE
- a CDS encoding SDR family NAD(P)-dependent oxidoreductase, yielding MSTTTPTGQFTEYAAEFAGKTALVTGSASGIGLATARRLGRGGANVVIADYNQQGAEEAARTLKDEGIKAAAVALDVTEPASAEAAVRFAVDTFGGLDLAVNNAGIGGASAPTGEYDIDVYNRVVRTNLDGVFYSMRYELPVIEAAGKGGAIVNVASILGSVGFAGSPAYVAAKHGVVGLTKTAAAEYAAKGIRVNAVGPGFIETPLLKDMDKAAYDGLVALHPAGRLGHAEEVAELIVFLLSERASFIAGSYHLVDGAYTAV